From Echeneis naucrates chromosome 7, fEcheNa1.1, whole genome shotgun sequence, one genomic window encodes:
- the dedd gene encoding death effector domain-containing protein, protein MTSQQPQLPNDVIPPQLAQNSSAQQARPHIQANQLHSGQSGATGPLEHRALTSRPGCSSASVASGQVANRNVSASCINSSLSRRDGGFEPWPEEAVDNSHGLYSLHRMFDIVGAQLTHRDVRVLSFLFVDVIDEYERGGIRSGRDFLLALERQGRCDETNFRHVLQLLRIITRHDLLPYVTLRKRQAVCPDPVDKYLEETSVRYISPRGAAQSKDSVPRKRSGPQPVICCSPSGSHVGPPRTKPAPPVPNRKRKRSHNSADCREKQTCDIRLRVRAEYCQHESALQGNVFSNKQEAVERQFERFNQANTILKSRDLGSIICDIKFSELTYLDAFWRDYINGSLLEALKGVFITDSLKQAVGHEAIKLLVNVDEEDYQAGRRKLLCNLVTGGGSPPGCSKHSVS, encoded by the exons ATGACATCACAGCAACCTCAGCTCCCCAATGATGTTATTCCTCCCCAACTTGCCCAGAACTCCTCTGCTCAGCAGGCCAGGCCTCACATTCAGGCTAATCAGCTtcactcaggtcagagtggtgCTACTGGGCCTCTGGAACACAGAGCACTGACAAGCAGGCCAGGTTGCTCCAGTGCATCAGTAGCCAGTGGGCAGGTGGCCAACAGgaatgtttctgcctcttgcaTCAACTCCAGCTTATCCAGACGAGATGGTGGGTTTGAACCATGGCCTGAGGAAGCAGTGGACAACTCCCATGGGCTATACTCACTCCACCGCATGTTTGACATAGTTGGAGCCCAGCTAACCCATCGGGATGTTAGAGTACTGTCATTCCTCTTTGTTGATGTGATTGATGAGTACGAGCGTGGTGGCATCAGGAGTGGAAGGGATTTCCTGCTGGCCCTAGAGCGCCAGGGTCGCTGTGATGAGACCAACTTCCGGCATGTTCTCCAGCTTCTAAGGATTATCACCCGCCACGACCTTTTGCCTTATGTCACACTCAGGAAACGACAGGCTG TATGCCCAGACCCTGTGGACAAGTATCTAGAAGAGACATCAGTGCGCTATATTTCACCAAGAGGAGCAGCGCAGAGCAAGGACTCTGTTCCTCGCAAAAGATCAG GTCCTCAGCCAGTCATTTGCTGTTCCCCGTCAGGATCTCATGTTGGCCCCCCTCGAACAAAGCCAGCTCCTCCTGTACCAAACCGCAAACGAAAGAGAAGTCATAATTCTGCCGACTGCAGAGAGAAGCAAACATGTG ATATTCGCCTCCGGGTTCGTGCTGAGTACTGCCAGCATGAGTCTGCACTTCAGGGCAACGTGTTCTCCAATAAACAAGAGGCGGTGGAGCGACAGTTTGAGCGCTTCAACCAGGCCAACACTATCCTCAAATCTCGGGACTTAGGCTCAATCATCTGTGACATCAAGTTCTCAGAGCTCACATACTTGGACGCCTTCTGGAGGGACTACATCAATGGATCTTTGCTCGAGGCCCTTAAAGGGGTGTTTATTACAGATTCCCTAAAACAGGCTGTGGGCCATGAGGCTATAAAACTGTTGGTCAACGTTGATGAGGAGGACTACCAGGCTGGGCGACGCAAACTGCTCTGTAATTTGGTCACAGGTGGCGGGAGCCCACCAGGATGCAGCAAACACTCTGTATCTTAG